A single Lactuca sativa cultivar Salinas chromosome 8, Lsat_Salinas_v11, whole genome shotgun sequence DNA region contains:
- the LOC128127934 gene encoding uncharacterized protein LOC128127934, with protein sequence MSSSGQTFATQQPQIQTFSAASCILQNQSFTTPQVVPSQNVPIVASSSNPKDTDKNLALATRLVNCYNALVAGELPPQLLFAALDQIHPEDMEEMDITWQIAMAVFRAKQFAKKTGKNNSGMNGDKKVGFNKGMLRYFNCHESGHFAHECPKPNRRVNNNRTMVAAGNNRAGATANGPENALLAQIDDTSLKTDDADPKEKLMEMQFAFMASTSSDPRKSEVTLLSFSYACKEYVKVLCDEIQSLRREVDDLKYEGYQLRKGKKPLKVQLEAKIKDFRRIQAEYSDKCELYNYVKRQNDALTAELDTLKKRFDSVNFAFQNFDGSSKVVATMIDHCMDFKRNQQKGLGYDHVPPPYNHTYQYQPLSIDEIAKESFMVYGKSSGFVSGGIINVKSTNASTSTADQPLDQAKHEAGESVSVFKSDVSVMNNFNCVSDVETENISYAGSSSDTGQLRRNVVRPWYVDGGCSQHMTGDISQLSEIQSFNGGYISFAGGDGGKITQHGTVTNEVLSFENVNYALDLKHI encoded by the exons ATGTCTTCCTCAGGCCAAACCTTTGCAACTCagcaacctcagattcaaacttTCAGTGCTGCATCATGTATTCTTCAGAATCAGTCGTTTACTACTCCACAAGTTGTTCCTTCCCAAAATGTGCCTATTGTAGCCTCTTCCTCAAACCCTAAGGATACTGATAAAAATCTGGCTCTAGCTACTAGGCTTGTTAACTGCTATAATGCTTTGGTAGCTGGAGAGCTTCCACCTCAGCTGTTATTTGCTGCCCTGGATCAGATTCACCCAGAAGACATGGAGGAGATGGATATCACTTGGCAAATTGCAATGGCTGTTTTCAGGGCCAAGCAGTTTGCTAAGAAGACTGGGAAAAACAACTCGGGCATGAATGGTGATAAGAAGGTGGGATTTAACAAGGGTATGCTGAGATATTTCAACTGCCACGAGTCGGGTCATTTTGCTCATGAGTGTCCTAAGCCAAATCGCAGGGTCAACAACAATAGGACGATGGTAGCAGCGGGAAACAACCGTGCAGGTGCTACAGCCAATG GGCCAGAAAATGCTCTTCTAGCTCAGATTGATGATACTTCCCTCAAGACTGATGATGCTGATCCCAAAGAAAAATTGATGGAGATGCAGTTTGCTTTCATGGCGTCTACCTCTTCCGATCCCAGGAAAAGCGAGGTAACCCTACTATCTTTTTCTTATGCATGTAAAGAATATGTTAAAGTGCTTTGTGATGAAATTCAATCATTACGTAGAGAAGTAGATGACCTTAAATATGagggatatcaacttaggaaagggaAAAAGCCCCTTAAAGTCCAATTAGAAGCTAAGATAAAAGATTTTAGAAGAATCCAGGCAGAGTACAGTGATAAATGTGAACTGTACAATTATGTTAAAAGACAAAATGATGCGCTAACTGCAGAGCTTGATACATTAAAGAAAAGGTTTGATTCTGTAAACTttgcttttcaaaattttgatggaTCAAGCAAGGTAGTTGCCACCATGATTGATCACTGCATGGATTTTAAACGAAATCAACAAAAGGGTTTGGGATACGATCATgtgcctcctccttataatcacaCATATCAGTATCAACCCTTGTCTATAGATGAGATTGccaaagaatcatttatggtttatggaaaATCATCTGGTTTCGTCTCAGGAGGGATTATAAATGTTAAAagtactaatgcttctacttccaCTGCAGATCAACCATTAGATCAGGCAAAGCATGAAGCTGGAGAATCCGTTTCTGTTTTTAAATCTGATGTTTCTGTTATGAACAATTTTAATTGTGTTTCTGATGTTGAGACTGAAAACATTTCTTATGCTGGCTCATCATCTGATAct ggacagttgcggaggaatgttgTTCGTCCTTGGTACGTCGACGGCGGCTGCTCCCAGCATATGActggagacatctcccaactaagcgaaattcaatcttttaatgggggttaTATTTCCTTTGCGGGCGGAGATGGTGGAAAGATCACACAGCACGGAACTGTAACGAATGAAGTGCTGAGCTTCGAAAATGTCAACTATGCTCTCGATTTAAAGCACATCTAG